The following coding sequences are from one Eucalyptus grandis isolate ANBG69807.140 chromosome 11, ASM1654582v1, whole genome shotgun sequence window:
- the LOC104429732 gene encoding leucine-rich repeat protein SHOC-2-like isoform X1, whose translation MWEACDFYPKSGINILSLMSLIKIKEDNILWMHDQLKDFGREIVRQEDIANPRNRSRACDHKDALSILHEQGDCQRKSNVELLTLQFPEVQTLTNQAFADLPKLRALHVGGVNFTGDYKNVFRNLRWLSWDHCPADFDASNLSPSNLVVLKLTNGELRDDWPGWRQITKSSKLEVLELGECSRITRLPDLSAVSTLKRLIIRNCQSLVEIDESIGKLVHLNYLEIDACKSLRKLPKEAGCLKALKELTVRGTILGPVGPFLPHSIDNLQSLKRLVMESVGISKLPQSIGGLKDLESLCLSRCYELRELPDSIGGLESLLELDLSYTKVTELPDSIGDLRKLKVIRVDHSEITKIPMTIGTVEKLEEFHAKKCLNLEGDIPRGIGRLSFLKILNFSHTRIRSVPTTINRLSHLQELHLEGCHELERIPELPTSLINLYVESRKLKTVPNLSNLTNLVVLIVSDYSEESLSKPWDAYSIQTPNLEWVGMLSRLEKLKLVHKSIIAPPSELASLPGLERLVLSCLDLQSLTQPLPPTLSTMKLINFNSSAELSTCSDLKNLSSLELCKSWLTNIPLNQFGQLENLMKLTVSNCELLVRLSCLSGLKKLRALCLLNCLRLVEIQGLIELEALQSLMIEQCNSLVRLPPLLKLKKLRKMEFRFCKSLVSFPFLSSAAYDHCHLVVDGCNRLANHNGPCPLHKYKRQCQDPHSRL comes from the exons ATGTGGGAAGCTTGTGATTTTTATCCTAAAAGCGGAATTAATATTCTTTCGCTTATGTCTCTAATAAAGATAAAAGAGGACAATATATTATGGATGCATGACCAGCTCAAAGATTTTGGGAGGGAAATTGTTCGACAGGAGGATATTGCAAATCCAAGAAATCGGAGTAGGGCGTGCGATCACAAGGATGCCTTAAGTATACTTCACGAACAG GGTGATTGCCAGCGAAAGAGCAATGTCGAATTACTCACGTTACAATTCCCTGAGGTTCAGACACTTACAAATCAAGCATTTGCTGATCTGCCAAAGCTAAGGGCGCTTCATGTTGGAGGGGTAAACTTCACTGGagattataaaaatgttttcagaAATTTGAGATGGCTATCCTGGGATCATTGTCCTGCAGACTTTGATGCTTCCAATTTGTCTCCAAGCAATCTAGTCGTTCTCAAGCTTACTAACGGTGAACTTAGAGATGATTGGCCCGGATGGCGCCAAATCACG AAATCATCTAAGTTGGAAGTTCTGGAACTTGGAGAATGCAGTCGTATAACTAGATTGCCCGACCTCTCTGCTGTATCAACATTGAAAAGATTGATCATACGAAATTGTCAAAGCTTGGTTGAAATTGATGAATCGATTGGGAAGCTAGTGCACCTGAATTACTTGGAAATTGATGCTTGCAAATCTCTGAGAAAGTTGCCCAAAGAAGCTGGTTGTCTAAAGGCTTTGAAAGAGCTGACTGTGAGAGGGACGATACTTGGTCCTGTTGGTCCGTTTCTTCCCCACTCGATTGATAATCTACAGTCTTTGAAAAGGCTAGTGATGGAAAGTGTTGGAATTAGCAAACTTCCGCAATCAATCGGAGGGCTAAAGGATCTTGAAAGCTTGTGTTTGTCCAGATGTTATGAGCTAAGAGAGCTTCCAGACTCAATTGGGGGATTGGAATCACTTCTTGAGTTGGATCTGTCTTATACAAAAGTAACAGAATTACCTGATTCGATTGGAGACCTGAGGAAGTTGAAAGTGATAAGGGTAGATCACAGTGAGATAACGAAGATCCCAATGACCATAGGCACGGTGGAgaagcttgaagaatttcatgcCAAAAAATGCTTGAATTTGGAGGGAGATATTCCTAGAGGAATTGGGCGTCTATCCTTTCTGAAAATCCTCAACTTTTCTCACACTCGCATTAGATCTGTGCCAACAACAATCAACCGGCTTTCTCATCTCCAGGAACTTCATTTGGAAGGTTGCCATGAGCTTGAGCGAATCCCAGAGCTTCCCACCAGTTTGATTAACCTGTATGTTGAGTCTCGTAAACTAAAGACAGTCCCAAACCTCTCCAACCTGACTAATTTAGTCGTTTTAATTGTATCCGACTACTCTGAGGAATCTCTTTCCAAGCCATGGGATGCCTATTCTATCCAAACTCCAAACCTAGAGTGGGTTGGGATGTTGTCAAGACTGGAGAAACTGAAACTGGTTCATAAAAGCATCATTGCACCACCGAGTGAGTTAGCTTCACTTCCAGGCCTGGAGCGACTAGTTCTGTCTTGTTTGGACCTGCAATCACTCACTCAGCCACTTCCTCCCACGCTGTCCACGATGAAGCTTATAAACTTCAATTCATCGGCAGAATTATCGACCTGTTCTGACTTAAAAAATTTGTCGAGTTTGGAGCTATGCAAATCGTGGCTGACAAATATTCCACTCAATCAGTTTGGACAACTGGAGAATCTGATGAAACTAACTGTGTCGAACTGCGAATTGCTGGTGCGATTATCCTGTCTGTCAGGCTTGAAGAAGCTCAGAGCATTGTgcttgttgaattgcctgagGCTAGTTGAGATCCAAGGTCTCATCGAACTGGAAGCGCTGcaaagtttaatgattgaacAATGCAATTCCCTAGTAAGGTTGCCTCCTCTCTTGAAGttgaagaagttgaggaagatggAATTTAGATTCTGCAAATCATTAgtgagttttccttttctatcTTCGGCGGCATATGATCATTGTCACCTAGTCGTTGATGGGTGCAATAGGCTGGCCAACCACAACGGCCCTTGCCCACTTCACAAATACAAGAGGCAATGTCAAGATCCCCATTCGCGCCTATGA